The DNA sequence CCGCCGCGCACACCGTCCGCATCGATGGCGTCACCCGCTCGTTCGACACCCCGACCGGCCCCCGGCATGTGCTGCGCGACGTCGACCTCACGCTCACCGCGGGCGAGATCGTCGCCGTCGTCGGCCCCTCGGGCTGCGGCAAGTCGACGCTGCTGCGCCAGGTCAGCGGCCTGGACACCCCGTCGTCGGGCCGCATCCTGCTCGACGGCGCCCCGGTGACGAGCCACGATCCGCGCACCGCCGTCGGCTTCCAGGAGCCGCGCCTGCTGCCGTGGCGCACGCTGGCCCAGAACGTCGCCCTCGGCCTGCCCCACGGCACACCGCGCTCCGCGGGCCGCGAGCGCGTGGCCGACCTGCTGCGTCTCGTGGGCCTCGACACGTCTGCCGACCTGCGCCCACGCCAGGTCTCGGGCGG is a window from the Xylanimonas ulmi genome containing:
- a CDS encoding ABC transporter ATP-binding protein → MTNLIHTPAAPRTLPPTAAHTVRIDGVTRSFDTPTGPRHVLRDVDLTLTAGEIVAVVGPSGCGKSTLLRQVSGLDTPSSGRILLDGAPVTSHDPRTAVGFQEPRLLPWRTLAQNVALGLPHGTPRSAGRERVADLLRLVGLDTSADLRPRQVSGGMAQRASLARALARTPGVLLLDEPFGALDALTRLRMQDLLLDVHAAEPTTVLLVTHDVEEALYLADRVLLLRSLTGGAEASASLARVVEVPGRRPRDRADRRLAALRAELLEGLGVTPHRR